One window of uncultured Erythrobacter sp. genomic DNA carries:
- a CDS encoding von Willebrand factor type A domain-containing protein — protein sequence MRFRATGLKLTGVALVSLALASCAEQAGQVASTGNAPGDVAYAPPPPPPPPAPPPPPPPPPPPSADADRSITVTGSRRVQQNLESSAPVAVIGGEQRRVRTGAVRSEGYIVPPVVVPTDPGREQYDGEEVSPVKLTSAEPVSTFSVDVDTGAYANTRRFLSQGMTPPQAAVRTEEMINYFRYDYDRPTSRDVPFSVTTDVARTPWNENTYLMRIGLRGYDIERSERPPANLVFLMDVSGSMNSQDKLPLVKTALSGLAGELGEQDRVSIVVYAGAAGLVLEPTNDTRAIRRALNELSAGGSTAGGAGIQLAYNIAEDNFIEGGVNRVILATDGDFNVGVSDRDALIEMIESYRDRDITLTTLGFGQGNYNEAMMEQIANKGNGNYAYIDSALEAKKVLGDEMSSTLFTIAKDVKIQVEFNPAVISQYRLVGYENRALREEDFDNDAVDAGDIGAGHQVTAIYEVVPAGTRGWIAPRRYNDQPSGEAMRRVAEAAHIKLRFKLPDGDTSRLIDTVVTSDQFARARAPRGDFAFAASVAAFGQLLRGDELMMGFTHEDVGELAGRQTNFLRQEFLELNEVAGAMRGGG from the coding sequence ATGCGTTTTCGTGCAACGGGACTGAAGCTAACCGGCGTGGCTCTTGTGAGCCTTGCGCTGGCAAGTTGTGCCGAACAGGCAGGCCAAGTGGCGAGCACCGGCAATGCGCCGGGTGATGTAGCCTATGCGCCGCCACCGCCTCCTCCACCGCCGGCACCGCCTCCACCACCGCCGCCGCCTCCGCCTCCATCAGCGGATGCAGATCGATCAATTACCGTGACAGGTTCTCGCAGAGTGCAGCAGAACCTGGAGAGCTCAGCGCCTGTTGCAGTGATCGGCGGCGAACAACGACGCGTTCGCACCGGAGCCGTGCGAAGTGAAGGCTACATCGTCCCCCCCGTCGTCGTCCCGACCGATCCGGGCCGCGAGCAATATGACGGCGAGGAAGTCTCGCCGGTCAAGCTCACCAGCGCCGAGCCAGTCAGCACGTTCAGCGTGGACGTGGATACCGGCGCATACGCCAATACGCGCCGCTTTCTCTCTCAAGGCATGACACCTCCGCAGGCCGCCGTGCGGACCGAGGAGATGATCAACTATTTCCGCTATGATTATGACCGCCCGACAAGCCGCGATGTGCCCTTCAGCGTCACCACCGATGTTGCGCGCACGCCGTGGAACGAGAACACCTATCTGATGCGGATCGGCCTTCGCGGCTATGACATCGAGCGTTCCGAACGCCCGCCTGCGAACCTTGTCTTCCTGATGGATGTATCGGGGTCGATGAACAGTCAGGACAAGCTGCCGCTGGTCAAAACCGCGCTTTCGGGTCTGGCCGGAGAGCTGGGCGAGCAGGACCGCGTTTCGATCGTCGTCTATGCCGGGGCCGCTGGCCTTGTGCTCGAGCCGACCAATGACACACGCGCCATCCGCCGCGCTCTCAACGAACTTTCGGCAGGCGGATCGACCGCTGGCGGGGCAGGCATCCAGCTCGCCTACAACATCGCCGAGGACAACTTTATCGAGGGCGGCGTCAACCGCGTGATCCTTGCCACCGATGGCGATTTCAATGTCGGCGTGTCGGACCGCGATGCGCTGATCGAGATGATCGAGAGCTACCGCGACCGCGACATCACGCTGACCACGCTCGGCTTTGGTCAGGGCAATTACAACGAAGCGATGATGGAGCAGATCGCCAACAAGGGTAACGGCAATTACGCCTATATCGACAGCGCCCTCGAAGCGAAAAAAGTGCTGGGCGATGAAATGTCCAGCACGCTCTTCACCATCGCCAAGGACGTAAAAATCCAGGTCGAGTTCAACCCTGCGGTCATCAGCCAGTACCGCCTTGTCGGATATGAAAACCGCGCTTTGCGTGAGGAAGATTTCGACAATGACGCGGTCGATGCCGGCGATATCGGCGCGGGCCATCAGGTCACGGCGATTTACGAAGTCGTCCCCGCTGGCACACGCGGCTGGATCGCGCCGCGCCGCTATAATGACCAGCCTTCGGGCGAAGCCATGCGCCGCGTGGCCGAGGCTGCGCATATCAAGCTGCGCTTCAAGCTCCCCGATGGAGACACATCGCGCCTGATCGACACCGTGGTCACAAGCGACCAGTTCGCCCGCGCCCGTGCTCCTCGCGGTGACTTCGCCTTCGCCGCCTCAGTCGCGGCCTTCGGACAGCTGCTGCGCGGAGACGAGCTGATGATGGGCTTTACTCACGAAGATGTGGGCGAGCTTGCCGGACGCCAGACCAACTTCCTGCGGCAAGAATTTCTTGAGCTCAACGAGGTCGCCGGGGCCATGCGCGGCGGCGGCTGA
- a CDS encoding acyl-CoA dehydrogenase: protein MVPFNWDDPFDLETQLTEDERMIRDAAHGFAQSELQPRVIEAFRNEAVVPELFSLMGRAGLLGATIPEEYGGASAGYVAYGLIAREIERVDSGYRSMASVQSSLVMHPIYTYGSEEQRRKYLPGLASGELIGCFGLTEPDAGSDPAGMKTYAKKDGDGYSISGAKTWISNSPFADVFVVWAKSEEHGGGIRGFILEKGMEGLSAPKIEGKISLRASPTGMIMMDEVKLPADALLPNVQGLKGPFGCLNRARYGISWGALGAAEFCMHAARQYGLDRKQFDRPLAATQLYQKKLADMLTDIALGLQASLRVGRLMDEGRFSPDMISVVKRNNVGKALDIARQARDMHGGNGISEEYQVIRHAVNLETVNTYEGTHDVHALILGRAITGIAAFA from the coding sequence ATCGTCCCGTTCAACTGGGATGATCCTTTCGATCTCGAAACGCAGCTGACCGAAGACGAGCGGATGATCCGCGACGCCGCGCATGGCTTTGCGCAGAGCGAGTTGCAGCCGCGTGTGATCGAGGCATTTCGCAACGAAGCAGTGGTGCCTGAACTCTTCTCTCTGATGGGGCGAGCGGGCTTGCTGGGCGCGACAATTCCAGAAGAGTATGGAGGCGCGAGCGCAGGCTATGTCGCCTACGGTCTGATCGCGCGCGAGATCGAACGCGTCGACAGCGGCTACCGCTCGATGGCCTCCGTCCAGTCGAGCCTCGTCATGCACCCGATCTACACTTACGGTTCGGAAGAGCAGCGGCGCAAATACCTCCCCGGTCTCGCATCAGGTGAGTTGATCGGTTGCTTCGGCCTGACCGAACCCGATGCAGGCTCCGACCCGGCGGGCATGAAGACCTACGCCAAAAAAGACGGCGACGGCTATTCGATCTCCGGCGCGAAGACGTGGATTTCCAACTCACCCTTCGCCGATGTTTTCGTCGTCTGGGCGAAGTCAGAAGAACATGGCGGCGGCATTCGCGGCTTCATCCTTGAAAAGGGAATGGAGGGGCTTTCGGCACCCAAGATCGAAGGCAAGATTTCGCTGCGCGCTTCGCCCACCGGCATGATCATGATGGACGAGGTGAAGCTGCCCGCAGACGCACTGCTGCCCAATGTGCAAGGCCTGAAAGGTCCATTCGGTTGTCTCAACCGCGCGCGTTACGGCATCAGCTGGGGCGCTCTCGGTGCTGCCGAATTCTGCATGCACGCCGCGCGCCAATACGGCCTCGACCGCAAGCAGTTCGACCGTCCGCTCGCCGCGACGCAGCTCTATCAAAAGAAGCTCGCCGACATGCTCACCGATATCGCGCTGGGCCTGCAAGCCTCCCTGCGCGTCGGACGTCTGATGGATGAGGGGCGCTTCAGCCCCGACATGATTTCGGTCGTGAAGCGCAACAATGTCGGCAAGGCTTTGGACATTGCCCGTCAGGCGCGCGACATGCATGGCGGCAACGGTATCAGCGAGGAATATCAGGTCATCCGCCACGCGGTGAACCTCGAAACGGTCAACACCTATGAGGGCACGCATGATGTCCACGCGCTGATCCTCGGCCGTGCGATCACGGGCATTGCGGCCTTTGCGTAA
- the maiA gene encoding maleylacetoacetate isomerase, with product MILHGYYRSSTSYRLRIALELKGLDYEQAPVNLLESAQKGEAFTSRNPFASVPMLEAGGRDRAQSMAMIEWLDEAYPDNPLMPADIEQRYTARELTYAIATELHAPLNLPVLKYLKDPLGHSQDEIDIWYRHWLARTLDPVEARLAQIGTGDFLFDTPGLFEAVLIPQLYNARRFRFDLSQHPHMTRIEAACNALAPFQRAHPDNQPDNPERSNP from the coding sequence ATGATCCTGCACGGCTACTACCGCAGCTCCACCAGCTACCGCTTGCGCATCGCGCTGGAGCTGAAGGGCCTGGACTACGAACAGGCGCCGGTGAACCTGCTCGAAAGCGCGCAAAAGGGTGAGGCCTTCACCAGCCGCAACCCCTTCGCCTCGGTCCCGATGCTGGAAGCGGGTGGCCGCGACCGCGCGCAATCGATGGCGATGATCGAGTGGCTCGACGAGGCCTATCCCGACAACCCCCTGATGCCCGCCGATATCGAGCAACGCTACACCGCGCGCGAGCTGACCTATGCGATTGCGACCGAGCTGCACGCGCCGCTCAACCTGCCGGTGCTCAAATACCTCAAAGACCCGCTGGGCCATTCGCAGGACGAGATCGACATCTGGTACCGCCACTGGCTCGCGCGCACGCTCGATCCGGTCGAGGCGCGGCTGGCGCAGATCGGAACGGGAGACTTCCTGTTCGATACGCCCGGCCTGTTTGAAGCCGTGCTGATCCCGCAGCTCTACAACGCTCGCCGGTTCCGGTTCGACCTGAGCCAGCATCCTCACATGACGCGCATCGAGGCAGCCTGCAACGCGCTCGCCCCGTTCCAGCGCGCGCATCCAGACAACCAACCAGACAATCCTGAGAGGTCAAACCCATGA
- a CDS encoding fumarylacetoacetate hydrolase family protein, whose product MKLATLNDGTRDGQLVVVSKDLTRYCAATNIAPTMQAALDDWDRIAPELEVLARDVDHETVPCERFHEREAHSPLPRAYQWADGSAYINHVELVRKARDAAVPDSFYHDPLMYQGGSDTFLPPRADIPLGDTAWGCDMEGEVAVITDDVPMGVSAEDAAGHIKLVMLVNDVSLRGLIPGELAKGFGFFQSKPSSAFSPVAVTPDELGDAWKDTLVHHALMVDYNGEPFGRARVEKDATFNMAQLVAHAAKTRNLGAGAIIGSGTISNKGADGGPGKPVADGGLGYSCIAEIRMIETIRDGKPSTRFMAPGDTVKIEMRDDDNHSIFGSIEQTVVGV is encoded by the coding sequence ATGAAGCTAGCCACCCTCAATGACGGCACCCGCGACGGCCAGCTCGTCGTCGTCTCCAAAGACCTCACCCGCTACTGCGCGGCGACCAACATCGCGCCGACTATGCAGGCTGCGCTTGACGATTGGGACCGGATCGCGCCCGAGCTGGAAGTGCTGGCACGCGACGTGGATCACGAGACGGTGCCGTGCGAACGCTTCCACGAACGCGAGGCGCACTCGCCGCTGCCGCGCGCCTATCAATGGGCTGACGGCTCTGCTTACATCAACCATGTCGAGCTGGTCCGCAAAGCGCGCGATGCCGCTGTGCCGGACAGCTTCTATCACGATCCGCTGATGTATCAGGGCGGCAGTGACACCTTCCTGCCCCCGCGCGCCGACATCCCGTTGGGCGACACCGCATGGGGCTGCGACATGGAAGGCGAAGTCGCGGTCATCACCGACGATGTGCCGATGGGCGTCAGCGCCGAAGACGCAGCGGGCCACATCAAGCTCGTTATGCTGGTCAATGACGTCAGCCTGCGCGGTCTGATCCCGGGTGAGCTGGCCAAGGGCTTCGGCTTCTTCCAGTCCAAGCCTTCCAGCGCCTTCTCACCCGTCGCCGTAACGCCGGACGAGCTGGGCGATGCCTGGAAGGACACGCTGGTCCACCACGCGCTGATGGTCGACTATAACGGTGAGCCCTTTGGCCGCGCCCGCGTGGAGAAGGACGCGACCTTCAACATGGCGCAGCTCGTCGCGCATGCTGCCAAGACCCGCAATCTGGGGGCAGGCGCGATCATCGGTTCAGGCACAATCTCGAACAAGGGCGCTGACGGCGGTCCGGGCAAGCCGGTCGCAGACGGAGGCCTCGGCTATTCCTGCATCGCCGAGATTCGCATGATCGAGACGATCCGCGACGGCAAGCCAAGCACCCGCTTCATGGCGCCCGGCGACACGGTGAAGATCGAGATGCGCGACGATGACAACCACTCGATCTTCGGCAGCATCGAGCAGACGGTTGTGGGGGTCTAA
- a CDS encoding alternative oxidase, with product MHHVDNRPLVRTVNLDIELESHVAPQTLSDKVAFAFVKLLRFFADNLFAKRYGHRAVVLETVAAVPGMVGGLWQHLSALRRMRDDEGWIRTLLDEAENERMHLMTFIKIAEPNWFERLLIIAVQLVFYNFYFFLYLVAPRTAHRVVGYFEEEAVISYTAYLAEVDAGRHENVPAPQIAIDYWQLPEDARLRDVIIAVRADEAEHRDANHGFVDTLDQRKAA from the coding sequence ATGCACCACGTCGACAACCGCCCGCTGGTCCGCACCGTCAATCTCGACATCGAGCTTGAGAGCCATGTTGCGCCGCAGACGCTGAGTGACAAGGTCGCTTTCGCCTTCGTCAAACTGCTGCGCTTCTTCGCCGACAACCTGTTCGCCAAGCGTTACGGCCACCGTGCGGTGGTGCTCGAGACGGTGGCGGCTGTGCCTGGCATGGTCGGCGGCTTGTGGCAGCATCTAAGCGCGCTGCGCCGGATGCGCGATGACGAAGGCTGGATCCGCACCTTGCTCGATGAGGCCGAGAACGAGCGGATGCATCTGATGACCTTCATCAAGATCGCAGAGCCCAACTGGTTCGAGCGCCTGCTGATCATCGCGGTGCAGCTGGTTTTCTACAACTTCTACTTTTTCCTCTACCTCGTCGCGCCGCGCACAGCGCACCGAGTTGTTGGCTACTTCGAGGAAGAGGCCGTCATCAGCTACACCGCCTATCTTGCCGAAGTGGATGCGGGGCGGCACGAGAACGTCCCCGCACCGCAGATCGCCATCGACTATTGGCAATTGCCCGAGGATGCGCGGCTGCGCGATGTCATCATCGCAGTGCGCGCCGACGAGGCCGAGCACCGCGACGCGAACCACGGCTTTGTCGACACGCTGGATCAGCGCAAAGCGGCTTAG
- the ald gene encoding alanine dehydrogenase: MLVGVPKEIKNHEYRVGLTPEAAREYVTNGHSVVVESGAGLGITKTDDDYRAIGAEIVDSAEEVFARAEMVVKVKEPQPNEWVQLREDQILFTYLHLAPDPEQAKGLMESGVSAVAYETVTDAHGGLPLLAPMSEVAGRLSIEASAQASHKNNGGRGILMGGVPGVLPAKVVVIGGGVVGTQAARMAAGLGANVEILDRSLPRIRELDDMFQGRVTTRYSNAGTIENAITDADVVVGAVLIPGASAPKLVTRDMLGLMQHRAVLVDVAIDQGGCFETSKPTTHEEPTYLVDDIIHYCVANMPGAVPHTSSYALNNATLPFGLALANKGVVAACEADPHLALGLNVHKGKIVNEAVAESLGF, translated from the coding sequence ATGCTCGTTGGCGTTCCCAAGGAAATCAAGAACCACGAATATCGCGTCGGCCTGACGCCCGAAGCGGCTCGTGAATATGTGACCAATGGCCATTCGGTTGTTGTCGAAAGCGGCGCAGGCCTTGGCATCACCAAGACCGATGATGATTACCGGGCCATCGGTGCGGAGATCGTCGATAGCGCTGAAGAAGTCTTCGCCCGCGCTGAAATGGTGGTGAAGGTCAAGGAACCGCAGCCCAATGAGTGGGTGCAGCTGCGCGAAGACCAGATCCTCTTCACCTATCTCCACCTCGCGCCCGATCCCGAACAGGCCAAGGGTCTGATGGAAAGCGGCGTCTCGGCGGTGGCATACGAAACTGTCACCGATGCGCATGGCGGCCTGCCGCTTCTCGCACCGATGAGCGAAGTTGCAGGGCGGCTCTCGATTGAGGCCAGCGCGCAGGCGAGCCACAAGAACAATGGCGGGCGCGGCATTCTGATGGGCGGTGTGCCCGGCGTGCTTCCGGCGAAAGTAGTCGTGATCGGCGGCGGTGTTGTCGGCACGCAGGCCGCGCGTATGGCCGCGGGTCTGGGCGCCAATGTCGAGATACTTGACCGCTCGCTCCCGCGCATCCGCGAGCTGGACGACATGTTCCAGGGCCGTGTGACCACGCGCTACTCCAATGCCGGTACAATCGAGAACGCAATCACCGATGCCGACGTGGTTGTCGGCGCGGTGCTGATCCCCGGCGCGAGCGCACCCAAGCTGGTGACCCGCGATATGCTCGGCCTGATGCAGCACCGTGCAGTGCTGGTTGATGTTGCGATCGATCAGGGCGGGTGCTTCGAAACCTCCAAGCCGACCACGCACGAAGAGCCGACCTATCTGGTTGACGATATCATCCATTATTGTGTCGCCAACATGCCCGGCGCGGTCCCGCACACGTCGAGCTACGCGCTCAACAATGCGACCCTGCCTTTCGGTCTTGCGCTGGCGAACAAGGGCGTGGTTGCCGCATGCGAAGCCGACCCGCATCTCGCGCTCGGCCTCAACGTGCACAAGGGCAAGATCGTCAACGAAGCGGTGGCAGAGAGTTTGGGTTTTTAG
- a CDS encoding Lrp/AsnC family transcriptional regulator, with the protein MELDSIDLKLLQSLSEDGRMSHQQLSEEIGRSPTSIARRLRQLEDSHLIRRYSADIDVAQLGFGVTVHLKITLESQSSAALNAFEEAIRESPSVTQCDLMSGGHDYYVVVKVRSLDHFGEVHRDELSSLPGVVRMETSFVLRKVVDPRLPPGWRD; encoded by the coding sequence ATGGAACTTGACTCTATTGATCTGAAGCTTCTGCAATCATTGTCCGAAGACGGGCGCATGAGCCACCAGCAGCTCAGCGAAGAAATTGGCCGATCGCCCACCTCCATCGCCAGACGTTTGCGCCAGCTCGAAGACAGCCACCTTATCCGTCGCTACTCCGCCGATATCGACGTTGCGCAGTTGGGTTTCGGCGTGACCGTCCATCTCAAGATCACGCTGGAAAGCCAGAGCAGCGCCGCGCTGAACGCGTTCGAGGAGGCTATTCGCGAAAGCCCTTCCGTAACCCAATGCGATCTGATGTCGGGCGGGCACGATTATTACGTTGTCGTCAAAGTCCGCTCGCTCGATCATTTTGGCGAGGTCCACCGCGATGAATTGTCCAGCCTGCCCGGAGTAGTGCGCATGGAGACCAGCTTTGTCCTGCGCAAAGTGGTCGATCCGCGCCTTCCGCCCGGTTGGAGAGATTGA
- a CDS encoding NAD-dependent succinate-semialdehyde dehydrogenase, with protein sequence MTAYPNVKMLIGGEWVSEGGEGSFAVINPATEAEIGRAPKVSKDQLDAALAAADAAFPVWSGTPAIERFRIISRAAALLRERAETIARVMTLEMGKPHGQALAETVGAADLMEFLGEEAKRQGGRLVPVRSHNLLEQRVMQVPIGPAMLFTPWNFPINLPAKKLAGALAAGCSCILKPAETTPATAQMLVECFIDAGMPSGAINLVYGDPAMISEHLITAPATRKVSFTGSTAVGKHLGALAAQGLKRFTAELGGHAPVVIGESADFDRTVAACAGTKFRNAGQVCVSPTRFLVARGIYDKFVAEFARRSQEIKVGDASASDDVDMGPLAHAGRVAAMQDLMGSLGGEHGEIVAGGSVIEGPGHFFQPTVIANPSADSRLMTQEPFGPVAGIVPYDDIEDAVSIANSLRYGLAAYAFTGSLDESHYLGNSLRAGMVAINHFAVGSPETPFGGTGDSGFGSESGSEGYLGYTETKLVTVAKSAP encoded by the coding sequence ATGACCGCCTATCCAAATGTGAAAATGCTGATCGGCGGTGAGTGGGTCAGCGAAGGCGGGGAAGGCTCGTTTGCGGTTATCAATCCGGCAACCGAAGCAGAGATCGGCCGCGCGCCCAAGGTTTCCAAAGATCAGCTCGACGCAGCCCTCGCTGCGGCAGATGCGGCATTCCCGGTGTGGAGCGGGACGCCGGCTATCGAGCGTTTCCGCATCATTTCGCGCGCCGCCGCTTTGCTGCGCGAACGCGCCGAGACAATCGCGCGCGTGATGACGCTGGAAATGGGCAAGCCGCATGGGCAGGCGCTCGCCGAAACCGTGGGCGCGGCCGATCTGATGGAATTCCTCGGCGAGGAAGCCAAGCGGCAGGGTGGACGTCTGGTGCCGGTCCGCAGTCACAACCTGCTTGAGCAACGCGTGATGCAGGTCCCGATTGGCCCCGCAATGCTCTTCACCCCGTGGAATTTCCCGATCAACCTGCCTGCAAAGAAGCTTGCTGGCGCGCTTGCCGCTGGCTGCTCGTGCATCCTCAAGCCTGCCGAAACGACGCCTGCGACCGCGCAGATGCTGGTCGAGTGCTTTATCGATGCGGGAATGCCCTCAGGGGCAATCAATCTGGTTTACGGCGATCCAGCGATGATATCAGAGCATCTGATCACCGCACCAGCCACGCGCAAAGTCAGCTTCACCGGCTCGACCGCAGTTGGCAAACATCTGGGGGCACTGGCAGCACAGGGCCTCAAGCGCTTCACTGCAGAGCTGGGCGGCCATGCTCCGGTAGTGATCGGCGAGAGCGCCGATTTCGACCGAACCGTAGCGGCCTGCGCGGGAACCAAGTTTCGCAATGCCGGACAGGTTTGCGTCTCCCCTACCCGTTTCCTTGTCGCTCGCGGGATTTACGACAAGTTCGTCGCTGAATTCGCCCGCCGTTCGCAGGAGATCAAAGTCGGTGATGCAAGCGCCAGCGACGATGTCGATATGGGCCCGCTCGCCCATGCAGGGCGCGTGGCCGCGATGCAGGACCTGATGGGATCGCTTGGCGGAGAGCATGGCGAGATCGTTGCAGGTGGCTCTGTGATCGAAGGGCCCGGCCACTTCTTCCAACCCACCGTCATCGCCAACCCGTCAGCGGATTCGCGCCTGATGACCCAGGAACCCTTCGGCCCTGTCGCAGGCATCGTGCCCTATGACGATATCGAAGATGCGGTGAGCATCGCCAACTCGCTGCGATACGGCCTTGCTGCCTATGCCTTCACCGGATCGCTCGACGAAAGCCATTATCTCGGCAATTCGCTTCGCGCTGGCATGGTGGCGATCAACCACTTTGCGGTCGGCTCTCCTGAAACGCCTTTTGGCGGAACCGGCGACAGCGGCTTTGGCTCCGAAAGCGGCAGCGAGGGCTATCTCGGCTACACCGAGACAAAGCTTGTCACCGTCGCCAAATCGGCGCCGTGA
- a CDS encoding alpha-hydroxy-acid oxidizing protein yields MHNFGGMQNEIYNAGTQGILPDYPVDFATLERRAHEALGPMMTNYVAGGCGDEHTQDTNASAFHHWGMVPRMMVDCTERDLSINLFGMDLPTPLFMAPVGVNGEATQDRHGDMAAARASAMTGVPFCVSTLGNDPLEDVFKETGDTPAFFQLYTPRNSELTTSLIKRAEASGAKAIVVTLDTWLTGWRPRDLNASNFPQLRGKVMQNYFTDPVFRSLLEKPPEEDPKAAIMLFAAIFGQVLTWEDVAWFKSVTDLPIVLKGICHPEDVRKAIDHGADAIYCSNHGGRQANGGIATIDLLPDVVAAADDTPVLFDSGIRSGSDAVKALALGATAVGVGRPYTYGLAIGAAEGAAWVLRSILAEADLLMAVNGYPTLADVREAGALRTG; encoded by the coding sequence ATGCACAATTTCGGCGGAATGCAGAACGAGATCTACAATGCCGGAACACAGGGTATCCTGCCCGATTACCCGGTTGATTTCGCCACGCTGGAGCGCCGCGCGCATGAGGCGCTCGGGCCGATGATGACCAATTATGTCGCGGGCGGCTGCGGAGACGAGCACACACAGGACACCAACGCATCGGCATTCCACCATTGGGGTATGGTCCCCCGCATGATGGTCGATTGCACCGAGCGCGATCTGTCGATCAATCTGTTCGGCATGGACTTACCCACGCCGCTCTTCATGGCGCCGGTCGGGGTGAATGGTGAGGCAACGCAGGATCGCCACGGCGATATGGCAGCCGCGCGCGCTTCGGCGATGACGGGCGTGCCCTTTTGTGTTTCGACACTCGGCAACGATCCGCTTGAGGATGTGTTCAAGGAGACAGGCGACACGCCCGCCTTTTTCCAGCTCTACACCCCGCGCAATAGCGAGCTTACGACGAGCTTGATCAAGCGCGCCGAGGCCTCCGGTGCAAAGGCGATTGTGGTCACTCTCGACACCTGGCTGACAGGCTGGCGTCCGCGCGATCTCAACGCATCAAACTTCCCGCAACTGCGCGGCAAGGTGATGCAGAACTATTTCACCGATCCAGTCTTTCGCTCGTTGCTCGAAAAGCCGCCGGAAGAGGATCCCAAGGCGGCGATCATGCTGTTCGCTGCGATTTTCGGGCAAGTTCTGACATGGGAGGACGTGGCCTGGTTCAAGTCGGTCACTGACCTTCCGATTGTGCTCAAGGGCATTTGCCACCCGGAAGACGTGCGCAAGGCGATCGATCACGGAGCCGATGCGATCTACTGCTCCAACCATGGAGGGCGTCAGGCCAATGGCGGGATCGCGACGATCGATCTGCTGCCTGACGTAGTTGCGGCGGCTGACGATACGCCGGTTCTTTTCGACAGCGGCATTCGTTCGGGAAGCGACGCAGTGAAGGCGCTTGCGCTGGGCGCGACAGCGGTCGGAGTAGGGCGGCCTTACACCTACGGCCTCGCGATCGGCGCGGCGGAGGGGGCAGCGTGGGTACTGCGCTCAATCCTCGCAGAGGCCGACTTGCTAATGGCGGTGAACGGTTATCCGACCTTGGCCGACGTGCGTGAAGCGGGAGCCCTTAGAACGGGCTAG